The following proteins are encoded in a genomic region of [Limnothrix rosea] IAM M-220:
- a CDS encoding ISAs1 family transposase: MPCDLTIETLRASLETHFGKIPESRVISRSSHKLINIITIAVLAVLCGADGWVAVETYGKAKQDWLAKFLDLPQGIPSHDTFGRVFSKIDPEKMESHFQEWVKLMAGKLGLTVVAIDGKSLNGSYDRENSLNALQMVSAWSSNQGLVLGQCAVAKKSNEITAIPVLLEQLDLKGAIVTMDAMGTQRKIAQQIKTAEADYVLALKGNHPTLNNDAQDWFQGNREKLEALPEVIVHRRTCESGHHRIEQRQLWQVPVEKV, encoded by the coding sequence ATGCCCTGCGACCTGACAATAGAGACATTACGAGCTTCCTTAGAAACACATTTTGGCAAGATACCAGAAAGCCGAGTCATCAGTAGAAGTAGCCACAAGCTCATCAATATCATTACAATCGCCGTCTTAGCAGTACTTTGTGGAGCCGATGGGTGGGTGGCGGTCGAAACCTATGGCAAGGCAAAACAAGATTGGCTGGCAAAATTTCTGGACTTACCCCAAGGTATTCCCTCCCATGACACCTTTGGGCGAGTATTTAGCAAAATAGACCCAGAGAAAATGGAAAGTCATTTTCAAGAGTGGGTAAAGCTGATGGCAGGGAAGCTGGGATTAACAGTGGTAGCCATTGATGGGAAGAGCCTGAATGGTTCCTATGACCGGGAAAACTCGCTAAATGCGCTACAAATGGTGAGCGCATGGTCAAGCAATCAAGGTCTAGTGCTGGGACAATGTGCAGTGGCTAAAAAATCGAATGAAATCACAGCAATTCCAGTATTACTAGAACAGTTAGACCTCAAGGGAGCGATTGTAACCATGGATGCCATGGGGACTCAAAGGAAAATTGCCCAACAAATCAAGACAGCAGAGGCGGACTATGTTTTGGCACTGAAAGGGAACCATCCGACCCTCAACAATGATGCTCAGGATTGGTTTCAGGGCAATAGGGAAAAGCTAGAGGCATTACCAGAAGTGATTGTGCATCGCCGCACTTGTGAGTCTGGACACCACCGCATCGAGCAACGTCAACTATGGCAAGTCCCTGTAGAAAAGGTATT
- a CDS encoding helix-turn-helix domain-containing protein: MPRQAKLAEYLSPKKLKEKYLTGEDRVERRRYQLLWLLSQSWTIKKAAQAVGISYD, translated from the coding sequence ATGCCGAGACAAGCAAAACTCGCTGAGTATCTAAGTCCAAAAAAACTGAAGGAAAAGTATCTTACAGGAGAAGATCGGGTGGAGAGACGTCGATACCAATTGCTATGGTTATTGAGCCAAAGTTGGACGATTAAAAAAGCCGCTCAAGCAGTAGGCATCAGTTATGACTAG
- a CDS encoding CHASE2 domain-containing protein, protein MNLPVKPWAWLGGLVGLGCAVLWQVGAWETLERAAYNTLMRSQNLPVFPEKQWDERVVVIAIDEASIEAYGRFPWERSYYIDLLTQLSFAPPAAIGFDVIFSEPTEHDAVLAEEMMFGGNVAIAQAIRKDLEPIEVLPEFTAVAKLGHIVARPDPDSIIRKGISYIGDFPSLSVAMLEIYQDTLDLTLSAPDEELERIFFDIPEPVAQGKEQHHTLNWKRPSADFPTYSFSDVASGNLDPDIFANKLVLIGITATGFDPLQTPFELTPPASAVYFHAVMLDNFLTDSFLRRSPHILTLVALLLIAPATMFILTPLNLRGRLLFLTLAFVGWWTVGLLSLVYAQLLLPEIAPLGTILLAAIALQFYEQYEKQELMNLFARHVSPEMAAVIWQRKAEIFSQGQLEPQELTATVLFSDIRGFTKISEHFPPEELLPWLNEYLHEMTLCIINHGGIVDKYIGDGIMAVFGVPFARETKAEIQRDAIAAIAASLEMHDKLKPLNKSLAAKGLPQIEIGVGIHTGKVVAGTVGGQERLSYSVVGDTVNTSSRLESLNKTISKKGDYPFNIILSQATFQLIQNHYTTKSLGNMAIRGRDKAMQLYTVVGGQNP, encoded by the coding sequence ATGAATTTGCCGGTTAAACCTTGGGCATGGCTCGGCGGTCTGGTGGGACTTGGCTGTGCGGTGCTGTGGCAAGTGGGGGCTTGGGAAACCTTGGAGCGGGCGGCTTATAATACCCTGATGCGATCCCAGAATTTGCCAGTTTTCCCAGAAAAGCAGTGGGATGAGCGTGTGGTGGTGATTGCCATTGATGAGGCGAGTATTGAAGCCTATGGCCGCTTTCCGTGGGAACGCAGTTATTACATAGACCTCCTGACTCAGCTTTCCTTTGCGCCGCCGGCTGCCATTGGTTTTGATGTTATTTTCAGTGAGCCGACGGAGCATGATGCGGTCCTCGCTGAGGAGATGATGTTTGGGGGAAATGTGGCGATCGCCCAAGCTATTCGTAAAGATTTAGAACCGATTGAGGTGTTACCAGAATTTACGGCAGTGGCAAAATTAGGGCATATTGTGGCGCGTCCCGATCCGGATAGCATCATCCGTAAAGGCATTTCCTACATTGGTGATTTTCCCTCCCTTAGTGTGGCGATGTTGGAGATTTACCAAGACACTCTCGATTTAACGCTCTCCGCGCCAGACGAAGAACTCGAACGCATTTTTTTTGACATACCAGAGCCAGTCGCCCAAGGAAAAGAACAACACCACACACTCAATTGGAAACGTCCCAGCGCGGATTTTCCGACCTATTCCTTTAGTGATGTGGCAAGCGGCAATCTTGATCCAGATATTTTCGCGAATAAGCTTGTCCTGATTGGCATTACTGCAACGGGTTTTGACCCGCTACAAACGCCCTTTGAGCTGACCCCCCCTGCTTCGGCGGTGTATTTCCATGCGGTGATGTTGGACAATTTTTTAACGGATTCTTTTCTGCGGCGATCGCCCCATATTTTGACATTGGTGGCTCTTTTGCTTATCGCTCCAGCAACGATGTTTATTCTCACGCCCCTAAACTTACGGGGCAGGTTACTGTTCCTCACTTTGGCATTTGTGGGTTGGTGGACTGTCGGTTTATTGAGTCTGGTATATGCTCAGCTTTTACTCCCAGAAATTGCCCCTTTAGGAACCATTTTGCTGGCGGCGATCGCCCTACAATTTTATGAGCAATACGAAAAACAAGAACTCATGAATTTGTTTGCCCGCCACGTGTCGCCGGAGATGGCCGCAGTGATTTGGCAGCGCAAAGCGGAAATTTTTAGCCAAGGACAACTAGAACCCCAAGAGCTGACGGCAACGGTTTTATTTAGTGACATTCGCGGCTTTACTAAAATTTCTGAGCATTTTCCCCCAGAGGAACTTTTACCCTGGCTCAATGAATATCTCCACGAAATGACTTTGTGCATTATTAACCACGGTGGCATTGTCGATAAGTATATTGGCGATGGCATTATGGCGGTGTTTGGTGTGCCCTTCGCCCGTGAGACGAAAGCGGAAATTCAAAGGGACGCGATCGCGGCGATCGCCGCCAGCCTAGAAATGCACGACAAACTAAAACCCCTTAACAAATCCCTTGCAGCCAAAGGATTACCCCAAATTGAAATTGGCGTGGGTATCCACACAGGCAAAGTGGTGGCGGGAACAGTTGGTGGACAAGAGCGACTCAGTTATTCCGTTGTGGGCGATACGGTCAACACCTCTTCTCGCCTCGAATCCTTAAATAAAACCATCTCTAAAAAAGGCGATTATCCTTTTAATATCATACTGAGCCAAGCAACATTTCAGCTCATTCAAAACCACTACACCACTAAAAGTTTAGGGAATATGGCCATTCGAGGGCGGGACAAAGCAATGCAACTATACACAGTAGTTGGTGGGCAAAATCCATAA
- a CDS encoding FecR domain-containing protein gives MAGFPAISTLTLPRAAIAQTSSRSMEVRRTIGNVTFRNSFTRAKNGDRLTRVGEGLSTGSRSSAVLALDEGIGSISVAAQTSFLIKEFNTTSNGGKVTVIEVTKGQVRVNVRPFSNPQSRLEVKTPAGIAGVRGTEFGVAVADNGQTNVLTDKGMVEVSGQDAGESVEVKAGYATIVVQGEAPTQPVRFTENLDMEISRARLNANGVWEMTGQVDPFNFVWVDGEQVQVAENGTFQVNYDRLPRGLTTFRILSPLGSTKTTYTLIREAGFPIKLRGEDDEFAG, from the coding sequence TTGGCTGGCTTTCCAGCAATATCAACGCTTACCTTACCAAGGGCGGCGATCGCCCAAACCAGTTCCCGCAGTATGGAAGTACGCCGGACTATTGGGAATGTCACCTTTCGGAATTCCTTTACCCGTGCAAAAAATGGCGATCGCCTAACCCGCGTTGGAGAGGGATTATCAACAGGATCGCGTTCCAGTGCAGTTTTAGCCCTTGATGAAGGGATTGGCAGCATCAGTGTCGCCGCCCAAACGAGTTTTTTAATTAAAGAATTCAACACCACCAGTAATGGCGGTAAGGTCACAGTCATCGAAGTAACAAAGGGACAAGTACGCGTTAATGTTCGACCCTTTAGCAATCCCCAATCTCGCCTAGAAGTCAAAACCCCAGCCGGAATTGCGGGGGTGCGAGGCACAGAGTTTGGCGTAGCCGTAGCTGATAATGGACAAACCAATGTACTTACCGATAAAGGGATGGTCGAAGTTAGCGGCCAAGATGCAGGTGAAAGCGTCGAAGTGAAAGCAGGCTATGCCACCATCGTGGTGCAAGGGGAAGCACCGACACAACCCGTGCGATTTACCGAAAACCTCGATATGGAGATATCCCGTGCCCGCCTTAATGCCAATGGGGTGTGGGAAATGACCGGACAAGTCGATCCCTTTAATTTTGTTTGGGTCGATGGTGAGCAAGTGCAAGTGGCTGAAAATGGCACATTTCAGGTGAACTATGATCGCCTACCACGAGGATTAACGACCTTCCGTATTTTGTCGCCCCTAGGCTCAACGAAAACAACCTATACCCTCATTCGTGAAGCAGGTTTCCCAATTAAACTGCGTGGTGAAGACGATGAATTTGCCGGTTAA
- the hemJ gene encoding protoporphyrinogen oxidase HemJ, translating into MAQFWSDIAPQAYFWFKAFHIIGVVVWFAGLFYLVRLFVYHAEAEKEPEPAKGILKKQYELMEKRLYNIITQPGMYVTVAMAIAVISTEPAVLKSWWLHAKLALVALLLVYHFYCGRIMKKLEAGECEWTGQQFRALNEAPTLLLVTIVMLAVFKNSLPLNWTGGLILALIVFMAAAIQLYAKKRRHDQEKLRQAQSQVATELVSNS; encoded by the coding sequence ATGGCACAGTTTTGGTCAGATATCGCCCCCCAAGCCTATTTTTGGTTTAAGGCTTTTCACATTATCGGTGTCGTGGTCTGGTTCGCTGGGCTTTTTTATTTAGTGCGGTTATTTGTCTACCACGCGGAAGCGGAAAAGGAGCCGGAACCGGCTAAGGGCATCCTCAAGAAGCAGTATGAACTGATGGAAAAGCGTCTGTATAACATCATTACCCAGCCGGGGATGTATGTGACAGTCGCCATGGCGATCGCCGTTATTTCTACCGAACCCGCTGTACTAAAATCTTGGTGGCTCCATGCCAAACTAGCCCTTGTGGCATTGCTTTTGGTGTATCACTTCTACTGTGGCCGCATCATGAAAAAGCTGGAAGCTGGCGAATGTGAATGGACTGGCCAGCAATTTCGCGCGCTCAATGAGGCTCCGACATTGCTCCTTGTCACCATTGTGATGTTGGCAGTCTTTAAAAATAGTTTGCCCCTCAACTGGACTGGTGGTCTAATTTTGGCTCTGATTGTCTTTATGGCGGCGGCTATTCAGCTCTACGCCAAGAAACGCCGCCATGATCAAGAAAAACTGCGCCAAGCCCAATCTCAAGTTGCCACAGAATTGGTTTCCAACTCCTAG
- a CDS encoding flagellar motor protein MotB has protein sequence MSSSSSQPQAQSTVRRPSVTKWIIVFILRIVVLSGFAAGAIALGLLAGHLTPTNNPQKPLFLRLFQGSASFTDLAEPELNQTVATLGEEERAAIEEEIAGIQAQLQVLTTRTQKLEAELEIGTQNGNLASRLGNLTELLAADPEDFSATEATATTPSNDLKITLPSNVLFNDSGQLSTEAEEILGAIAIDLQQTRLNTIKIAGHSFPENAEQAEALSFQQAQAVKVFLDAQIDGNYRWLVVGYGDSQPLAADDQNANQRIEITTQAD, from the coding sequence GTGAGTTCATCTTCGTCCCAACCCCAAGCTCAGTCAACGGTTCGCCGTCCTTCCGTAACAAAATGGATCATCGTCTTTATATTGCGTATTGTTGTGCTGTCAGGTTTTGCCGCCGGGGCGATCGCCCTAGGGTTGTTGGCAGGACATTTAACGCCGACGAATAATCCCCAAAAACCACTTTTCTTGAGGCTATTTCAGGGTTCCGCCAGTTTTACGGATCTTGCTGAACCAGAACTTAATCAAACAGTGGCAACCCTTGGGGAAGAGGAGCGGGCGGCAATTGAAGAAGAGATCGCGGGTATTCAAGCGCAATTGCAGGTTTTGACGACCCGTACCCAGAAGCTGGAAGCAGAGCTAGAAATCGGTACACAGAATGGTAATCTTGCCAGTCGTCTAGGGAATTTAACGGAATTACTCGCCGCCGACCCAGAGGACTTTTCTGCCACCGAAGCCACCGCAACGACTCCTAGTAATGATCTAAAAATCACCTTACCCAGCAATGTTTTGTTTAACGATAGTGGTCAACTGTCCACCGAAGCTGAAGAAATCCTTGGGGCGATCGCCATCGATTTACAACAAACCCGACTAAACACCATTAAAATTGCGGGTCATAGTTTCCCGGAAAATGCCGAGCAAGCCGAAGCTCTCTCTTTCCAGCAAGCACAAGCAGTAAAGGTTTTTCTAGACGCTCAAATTGATGGTAATTATCGCTGGTTAGTGGTGGGTTATGGCGACAGCCAACCCCTCGCTGCCGATGATCAAAATGCAAATCAACGGATTGAGATTACCACTCAAGCAGATTAA
- a CDS encoding DNA cytosine methyltransferase → MMQCVDLFCGCGGMSLGFQQAGIDIVAAVDHWDKAVDIYKKNFQHPCYLHDLRDEIGCLEIISQYSPDMIIGGPPCQDFSSAGKRDESLGRADLTYHFSNILLAYRPKWFVMENVARIKKSRILNDIIRELIEANYGLSQIVLDASYYGVPQARKRFFLIGELNGKHSQLNPILESKRSKKPMTVKEYLGDSLQLEYYYRHPRNYSRRGIFSINEPSPTVRGVNRPVPKGYSKHHGDPANAKLDQIRPLTTIERSYIQTFPKQFQFEGTKTSLEQMIGNAVPVNLAQFVASAILEYIGLGDYQKYSQTLFDLAPFTSQTIKI, encoded by the coding sequence ATGATGCAATGTGTTGACTTATTTTGCGGTTGCGGTGGCATGAGCCTTGGCTTTCAACAAGCAGGCATAGATATAGTTGCCGCAGTTGATCACTGGGACAAAGCAGTTGATATTTATAAAAAGAATTTTCAGCACCCATGTTATCTACATGATCTTCGTGATGAAATAGGCTGCCTAGAAATAATTAGTCAATATTCTCCAGATATGATTATTGGTGGTCCTCCGTGTCAGGATTTTTCTTCTGCTGGTAAGCGAGATGAGTCATTAGGAAGAGCAGATTTAACCTATCATTTCAGTAATATCCTTCTAGCTTATAGACCCAAATGGTTTGTGATGGAAAATGTTGCGCGTATCAAAAAAAGTCGTATTTTAAATGACATTATACGAGAACTAATAGAAGCAAACTATGGGCTTTCTCAAATAGTTTTAGATGCTTCATATTATGGAGTTCCTCAAGCTAGAAAACGATTTTTTTTAATTGGAGAGTTAAATGGAAAACACTCTCAATTAAATCCAATTCTGGAAAGTAAGCGATCTAAGAAACCCATGACAGTCAAAGAATATTTAGGTGATTCTTTACAGCTTGAATACTACTATCGTCACCCAAGGAACTACAGCAGACGAGGTATTTTTTCTATAAATGAGCCTAGTCCTACAGTTCGAGGTGTCAACCGACCTGTCCCCAAAGGTTACTCCAAACACCATGGCGATCCTGCTAATGCAAAACTTGATCAGATTCGTCCCTTAACAACTATTGAACGCTCTTATATTCAAACTTTTCCCAAACAATTTCAATTTGAAGGAACAAAAACGAGCTTAGAGCAAATGATCGGTAATGCTGTTCCTGTGAACTTAGCACAGTTTGTTGCATCAGCAATCTTGGAATATATAGGCTTGGGAGATTACCAAAAATATTCTCAGACTCTGTTTGATCTTGCTCCATTCACTAGTCAAACAATCAAAATCTAG
- a CDS encoding HindVP family restriction endonuclease: protein MEQQKPRLFGLDNSNRDFTSKNAWGKNQFNSSFPAALCCFLYSNHQHANYLKISNKALVCETIDVETAFQNNPLDEDTYFAFESTFTPFQKYVIGSLARTDLVIQRKSTGECLAGIEIKLTALPDNTTCDLSEKKYGSEIVIRPDTIVYLACSIASALTQENLRNLVKPIQQIQDWSDATQILTYISRIIDRLANLTQELEPQQSPFLLQPIWKTLGKSPRLAEHCLDVFFWSDAGFAYFISQIADPNSKATRITRQTRTAVWLYKMLLDIAESQRFDPEEIIDKLSYNTKNDKAFASSGKITNKFMSCTRLEKPIIKKDQIKEIILGGGQHFLSPERRFDAIIVNSPELF from the coding sequence ATGGAACAGCAGAAACCGCGTCTCTTTGGGCTAGATAATTCAAATCGAGACTTTACCTCTAAAAATGCATGGGGCAAAAATCAATTTAACTCATCTTTTCCAGCGGCTCTCTGCTGTTTTTTATACTCAAATCACCAACACGCTAATTATCTCAAAATCAGTAATAAAGCACTTGTTTGTGAAACAATAGATGTAGAAACGGCATTCCAAAATAATCCACTAGACGAAGATACTTATTTTGCATTTGAGTCGACTTTTACTCCCTTTCAAAAATATGTGATTGGTTCTTTAGCCAGAACAGATCTTGTAATCCAGCGAAAAAGTACAGGAGAATGCTTAGCCGGAATCGAAATAAAGCTTACTGCGCTTCCAGATAATACTACTTGTGATCTATCAGAAAAAAAATACGGTTCAGAGATTGTAATAAGACCGGATACTATTGTTTATCTTGCATGTAGTATTGCTTCTGCTTTGACTCAAGAGAACTTAAGGAACTTAGTCAAACCCATTCAACAGATTCAAGATTGGAGTGATGCTACGCAAATATTGACTTACATATCTCGAATAATTGACAGATTAGCGAATCTCACACAAGAGCTTGAGCCTCAGCAATCACCGTTTTTACTCCAACCTATTTGGAAAACATTGGGAAAGTCTCCACGACTTGCAGAGCACTGTTTAGATGTTTTCTTTTGGAGTGATGCTGGGTTTGCATATTTTATAAGTCAAATAGCGGATCCAAACTCAAAGGCGACTCGCATTACTCGCCAGACGAGAACGGCAGTTTGGCTTTATAAAATGCTATTGGATATTGCAGAAAGTCAACGCTTTGATCCCGAAGAAATTATCGATAAGCTTTCGTACAATACTAAGAACGATAAAGCATTTGCTTCCTCTGGAAAGATAACAAATAAATTCATGTCATGTACCAGACTCGAAAAACCAATAATCAAAAAAGATCAAATCAAAGAGATTATTCTAGGAGGAGGACAACATTTTCTGAGTCCTGAAAGACGATTTGATGCAATCATTGTTAATTCACCAGAGCTTTTTTAG
- the ilvD gene encoding dihydroxy-acid dehydratase produces MRENRRSWVVTEGHQRSPNRALLRAVGFGDDDFKKPIVGLANGYSTITPCNMGINTLALRAETALREAGAMPQMFGTITISDGISMGTEGMKYSLVSRDVIADSIETACNGQSMDAVLAIGGCDKNMPGAVLAIARMNIPAIFVYGGTIKPGHLDGEDLTVVSSFEAVGQFSAGKITEEKLMAIEKNACPGAGSCGGMFTANTMSSAFEAMGMSLPYSSTMAAEDEEKAVSAEDSAKALVNAIKHQILPKDILTRKAFENAITVIMAVGGSTNSVLHLLAIANTIGVPLTLDDFEEIRQRVPVFCDLKPSGKYVATDLHKAGGIPQVMKMLLDQGLLHGDCMTITGKTIAENLADIPSEPPADQDVIRKFDNPLYQVGHLAILKGNLAQEGSVAKISGVKKPVITGPAKVFESEEECLDAILDGKIQAGDVVIVRYEGPKGGPGMREMLAPTSAIIGAGLGDSVGLITDGRFSGGTYGLVVGHVAPEAYVGGNIALVQEGDSITIDANQLLLQINVSDEELAKRRAEWKAPEPRYKRGVLGKYAKIVSTSSKGAVTDIDLF; encoded by the coding sequence ATGAGAGAAAATCGTCGTAGTTGGGTTGTTACTGAAGGTCATCAACGGAGTCCAAACCGAGCCCTGCTCCGTGCTGTGGGCTTTGGGGATGATGATTTTAAAAAACCGATTGTGGGGCTGGCGAATGGGTACAGCACGATTACGCCTTGCAATATGGGGATAAATACTCTGGCGTTGCGGGCTGAGACTGCGCTCCGGGAGGCGGGGGCAATGCCGCAAATGTTTGGCACGATCACTATTAGTGATGGCATCTCCATGGGGACTGAGGGGATGAAATATTCCTTGGTTTCCCGTGATGTGATCGCGGATTCTATCGAGACGGCTTGTAATGGCCAAAGTATGGATGCAGTCCTTGCCATTGGTGGTTGTGACAAGAATATGCCGGGGGCTGTTTTGGCGATCGCCCGCATGAATATTCCCGCAATTTTTGTCTATGGCGGCACAATTAAACCGGGTCACCTCGACGGCGAAGATCTAACGGTGGTTAGTTCTTTTGAAGCGGTGGGTCAGTTTAGTGCAGGCAAGATCACCGAAGAGAAATTAATGGCGATCGAGAAAAATGCTTGTCCCGGCGCAGGTTCCTGTGGCGGTATGTTTACGGCAAATACCATGTCTTCAGCATTTGAGGCGATGGGTATGAGTCTGCCCTACTCTTCCACCATGGCAGCGGAAGATGAAGAGAAAGCAGTAAGTGCAGAGGATTCTGCAAAGGCATTAGTGAATGCGATCAAACATCAGATTTTGCCGAAGGATATCCTCACCCGCAAGGCATTTGAAAATGCGATCACGGTGATCATGGCGGTCGGTGGTTCAACAAATTCTGTGCTGCACCTGTTGGCGATCGCCAATACGATTGGTGTGCCCCTCACCCTTGACGACTTCGAAGAAATCCGTCAGCGCGTACCCGTGTTCTGTGACCTCAAACCCTCCGGCAAATATGTCGCCACCGATCTCCACAAAGCAGGTGGCATTCCCCAAGTGATGAAAATGCTCTTAGATCAAGGCTTATTACATGGCGACTGCATGACCATTACCGGAAAAACCATTGCCGAAAACCTTGCCGACATCCCCAGCGAACCACCCGCCGATCAAGATGTGATCCGCAAATTCGACAATCCCCTTTATCAGGTGGGTCACCTCGCCATCCTCAAAGGTAACCTTGCCCAAGAAGGTTCCGTCGCAAAAATTAGCGGCGTGAAAAAGCCTGTCATCACCGGCCCCGCCAAAGTTTTCGAGTCTGAAGAAGAATGTCTCGATGCGATCCTTGACGGCAAAATCCAAGCAGGTGACGTTGTAATTGTCCGCTATGAAGGCCCCAAAGGTGGCCCCGGTATGCGCGAAATGCTTGCGCCCACCTCCGCCATTATCGGTGCAGGTCTAGGAGATTCTGTTGGTCTAATTACTGACGGTCGTTTTTCTGGCGGAACCTATGGTCTCGTGGTTGGTCACGTAGCACCGGAAGCCTATGTCGGCGGCAATATTGCCCTTGTCCAAGAAGGCGACAGCATCACCATCGATGCCAATCAGCTTTTGTTGCAAATCAACGTTTCTGATGAAGAACTAGCAAAACGTCGTGCTGAGTGGAAAGCCCCTGAACCCCGTTACAAACGTGGTGTCCTCGGTAAATATGCAAAGATTGTTTCTACCAGCAGCAAAGGCGCTGTAACCGATATCGATCTGTTTTAA
- a CDS encoding Hsp20/alpha crystallin family protein produces MSIVRFSPFSELETVQTQMNRILDELAGWQSDEKAAWRPSVELLDGDTELTLKAALPGIAKDDIDISLTRESIRISGEYNYQKEDHDKGVYHSEFRYGKFDRSIVLPVAIDHENVSADFADGVLTLTLPKVVPTSKKVVKLNLGGKQETQAPAPVSDEGNADVNG; encoded by the coding sequence ATGTCTATCGTACGCTTTTCTCCTTTCTCTGAACTCGAGACTGTACAAACCCAAATGAATCGTATTCTCGATGAACTCGCAGGCTGGCAAAGTGATGAAAAAGCTGCTTGGCGTCCTTCTGTAGAGCTCCTCGATGGCGATACCGAACTCACCTTGAAAGCGGCTTTACCCGGCATTGCCAAGGATGATATTGACATCAGCCTAACCCGTGAAAGTATTCGCATTAGCGGTGAATACAACTACCAAAAAGAAGACCACGACAAAGGTGTTTATCACTCCGAGTTCCGCTATGGTAAATTTGATCGTTCCATCGTTTTGCCTGTAGCCATTGACCATGAAAATGTCTCTGCTGATTTTGCCGATGGTGTCCTCACTTTGACTTTACCGAAGGTTGTTCCAACCTCTAAGAAAGTTGTGAAGTTGAACCTTGGTGGTAAGCAGGAAACACAAGCTCCGGCACCAGTCAGTGACGAAGGAAATGCTGACGTAAACGGCTAA
- a CDS encoding DMT family transporter, with the protein MVGEISALIAAGIWSASAIIYDKILVTVKISGTLVSFYRGLVSLPFFAVSLLIFDPHLPQLSSLHWFYLVISAILGITIGDTAYFLSLQDVGVRKALLLQTLTPLFGAFFAWVFLKESLTVYGLIGIALTLLGVVWVITERTTAGRSPHLLRGSLWGILSCAAQGLGAMFIRDVLENSDLNSLWSSSLRMVLGTVILAFWLGYKGNFTLSALSFPQWQAITGAAFGGSFVGLWLHQTAFQFAPVGIAATLLSTSPLFAVGISVYLREKVTWRSLGGVVIALVGIGLLLIR; encoded by the coding sequence ATGGTTGGGGAAATTTCTGCCCTCATTGCAGCAGGTATCTGGTCAGCTTCCGCGATCATTTATGACAAAATTCTTGTCACAGTAAAAATTTCAGGGACGTTAGTTAGTTTTTACCGTGGACTAGTAAGCCTGCCTTTTTTTGCTGTTAGCTTACTCATTTTCGACCCCCATCTGCCCCAGCTGAGTAGTCTCCATTGGTTTTATTTGGTGATTAGCGCCATTTTGGGCATTACCATCGGCGACACCGCTTATTTTCTGTCGTTACAAGATGTCGGTGTGCGCAAAGCATTATTGCTGCAAACATTAACGCCGCTATTTGGGGCATTTTTTGCATGGGTGTTTCTCAAGGAAAGTCTTACTGTCTATGGGCTAATTGGCATTGCTCTGACCTTACTCGGCGTGGTGTGGGTGATCACTGAAAGGACAACGGCGGGGCGATCGCCTCATTTATTGCGAGGAAGTTTGTGGGGGATTTTATCCTGCGCAGCCCAAGGATTAGGGGCGATGTTTATTCGAGATGTGCTGGAAAATAGCGACTTGAATTCCCTGTGGAGCAGCTCCCTACGGATGGTTTTGGGCACGGTCATTCTCGCCTTCTGGCTCGGCTACAAAGGTAATTTCACCCTCTCGGCTTTATCTTTTCCCCAGTGGCAAGCGATAACCGGGGCAGCCTTTGGCGGCTCTTTTGTTGGGCTGTGGCTCCATCAGACGGCCTTTCAATTTGCGCCGGTCGGTATTGCGGCGACGCTACTTAGTACTTCACCTTTGTTTGCCGTGGGTATCAGTGTTTATCTACGCGAAAAAGTCACTTGGCGATCCCTCGGTGGTGTGGTGATTGCATTAGTGGGGATTGGTTTATTGCTCATCAGATAG